One Rhizobium sp. NRK18 genomic window carries:
- a CDS encoding TVP38/TMEM64 family protein — MNESDIPPGTSNETLPPLPVARRRSPARFGPLLVIIVCLAAFYLSGAYRYASFSELAAYRGDLKAQVAAHPIAFAGLYFLVYATLVAVSFPSAAILTVLAGFLFGLTIAVPLAVLAATTGASLLFLAARYAFGDVLRQRAGPAVRQMADGIRRDAFAYLLVLRLAPIFPFFAVTIAPAFLDISLKTFALATLIGIIPGTAIYAWLGTGLDDVLAKAAASGHAPSLSDFLTPQITLALAGLAIFAAIPIVLHRIKGEKTA; from the coding sequence ATGAACGAATCCGACATTCCCCCAGGCACGTCCAACGAAACGCTGCCGCCTCTGCCCGTGGCCAGACGCCGCTCGCCGGCCCGATTCGGCCCCCTGCTGGTCATCATCGTCTGCCTTGCCGCTTTCTATCTGAGCGGAGCCTATCGCTATGCAAGTTTCAGCGAGCTTGCGGCCTACCGCGGCGACCTGAAGGCGCAGGTCGCCGCGCATCCGATTGCCTTTGCCGGGCTTTATTTCCTGGTCTATGCGACGCTCGTGGCCGTCTCCTTCCCGTCGGCCGCGATCCTGACGGTGCTCGCCGGTTTCCTGTTCGGCCTCACCATCGCCGTGCCGCTCGCCGTGCTGGCGGCCACCACGGGCGCCAGTCTCCTGTTCCTCGCTGCCCGCTATGCCTTCGGGGACGTGCTGCGACAGAGGGCCGGCCCCGCCGTCCGCCAGATGGCCGACGGCATAAGGCGCGACGCCTTCGCCTATCTGCTGGTTTTGCGCCTTGCGCCGATCTTTCCGTTCTTCGCCGTCACCATAGCGCCGGCCTTTCTCGACATCAGCCTCAAGACCTTCGCACTGGCGACGCTGATCGGCATCATCCCCGGCACGGCCATCTATGCCTGGCTCGGCACGGGTCTCGACGACGTGCTAGCCAAGGCCGCGGCCAGCGGCCACGCGCCGTCCCTGTCCGACTTCCTGACCCCGCAGATCACCCTGGCGCTTGCCGGTCTGGCGATATTTGCCGCCATACCGATTGTATTGCATCGCATAAAAGGTGAGAAAACGGCCTGA
- the rpmH gene encoding 50S ribosomal protein L34, producing MKRTYQPSKLVRKRRHGFRARMATKGGRLVLGARRNRGRKRLSA from the coding sequence GTGAAGCGTACCTACCAACCGTCCAAGCTTGTCCGCAAGCGCCGCCACGGATTCCGTGCCCGCATGGCCACCAAGGGTGGTCGTCTGGTTCTCGGCGCACGTCGCAACCGCGGCCGCAAGCGCCTTTCGGCATAA
- the rnpA gene encoding ribonuclease P protein component has product MTSETKDMTVGRLKSRPQFLAVRNGEKRRGRYVLLEVLDRKDEGEPRVGFTVTKKHGNAVERNRMRRRLKEAVRLSARFAMEPGHDYVIVARREALSAPFIELADHLRTRIGGKPGEKRTKGPRSGKD; this is encoded by the coding sequence ATGACGTCTGAGACGAAAGATATGACTGTCGGGCGGCTGAAAAGCCGGCCGCAGTTTCTTGCTGTTCGCAACGGAGAGAAGCGCAGGGGCAGATATGTCCTGCTCGAGGTGCTGGACCGCAAGGATGAAGGTGAGCCGCGCGTCGGCTTCACCGTGACCAAGAAGCACGGCAACGCCGTGGAGCGAAACCGCATGCGGCGGCGCCTGAAGGAAGCCGTGCGACTTTCTGCACGGTTTGCAATGGAGCCCGGGCACGACTATGTGATTGTCGCGCGGCGGGAAGCGCTTTCCGCGCCCTTTATTGAGCTGGCCGACCACCTGCGAACGCGCATCGGTGGCAAGCCGGGGGAAAAACGGACCAAGGGGCCACGCTCCGGGAAAGACTGA
- the yidC gene encoding membrane protein insertase YidC, with protein MEKNRNYLLAIVLSVAIIAVWQIFYMNPRLEAQRAAQEAQQAKIAEQQKTTASSDAAPAVAGADKPVAGALPAGAAGTEKISREAALTAAPRVAIDTPDLKGSINLVGARLDDLELKGYHETVDKSSPIITLLSPANTKDGYFAELGYIADSAAGKMPGPTTEWTLSKGDKLTPTTPVELTYTNDAGITFVRTISVDDHYMFTVKDKIENAGSAPVSIAGYGRITRNNKPDDRSTYVLHEGFLGVIGTDGSLVEEKYSAIEKENYVNPKATGGWIGITDKYWATAIVPPQTIAFDSRFSHFTDGKPRFQADYKDDGVTIAPGQSTQVINMVFAGAKEVPVVNSYADNMHITKFDKLIDWGWFYFITKPMFAVMDFFYKFFGNFGVAILMTTIVVKALFFPLASKQYASMANMKRMQPKMEELKKKFGDDRMGLQQATMQLYKEEKINPVAGCWPVLLQIPVFFSLYKVIYVTIEMRHAPFFGWIRDLSAPDPTSFVNLFGLLPFEAPTALHLGIWPIIMGITMFLQMRMNPTPPDPAQKMIFTWMPVVFTFMLGSFPAGLVIYWAWNNTLSIIQQSIIMRRHGVKVELFDNLKTLFRRKPKPAE; from the coding sequence ATGGAAAAAAACCGCAACTATCTGTTGGCAATCGTGCTGTCGGTGGCGATCATCGCCGTCTGGCAGATTTTCTACATGAACCCGCGGCTTGAAGCCCAGCGCGCCGCGCAGGAAGCCCAGCAGGCCAAGATTGCCGAACAGCAGAAGACCACCGCCTCCAGCGATGCCGCCCCGGCTGTTGCCGGCGCCGACAAGCCGGTCGCCGGTGCCCTGCCCGCGGGCGCAGCCGGGACGGAAAAGATCAGCCGCGAAGCGGCACTAACCGCGGCTCCCCGCGTCGCGATCGACACGCCCGACCTCAAAGGCTCCATCAATCTCGTCGGCGCCCGCCTCGACGACCTGGAGCTGAAGGGCTACCACGAGACGGTCGACAAGAGCAGCCCGATCATCACGCTGCTCAGCCCCGCCAACACCAAGGACGGCTATTTCGCCGAACTCGGCTACATCGCCGACAGCGCCGCCGGCAAGATGCCCGGCCCGACCACCGAATGGACGCTTTCCAAGGGCGACAAGCTCACCCCCACCACGCCCGTCGAACTCACCTACACGAATGATGCCGGCATCACGTTCGTCCGCACCATTTCGGTCGACGACCATTACATGTTCACGGTGAAGGACAAGATCGAGAATGCCGGCTCGGCACCTGTCTCGATCGCCGGCTACGGCCGCATCACCCGCAACAACAAGCCCGACGACCGCTCCACCTACGTCCTGCACGAGGGCTTCCTCGGCGTCATCGGCACCGATGGCAGCCTTGTCGAGGAAAAGTACAGCGCCATCGAGAAGGAAAACTACGTCAATCCGAAGGCGACCGGCGGCTGGATCGGCATCACCGACAAGTACTGGGCGACCGCCATCGTGCCGCCGCAGACCATCGCGTTCGATTCCCGCTTCTCGCATTTCACCGACGGCAAGCCGCGCTTCCAGGCCGACTACAAGGATGACGGCGTCACCATCGCCCCCGGCCAGTCGACCCAAGTCATCAACATGGTGTTTGCCGGCGCCAAGGAAGTGCCTGTCGTTAACTCCTACGCCGACAACATGCACATCACCAAGTTCGACAAGCTGATCGACTGGGGCTGGTTCTACTTCATCACCAAGCCGATGTTCGCCGTCATGGACTTCTTCTACAAGTTCTTCGGCAATTTCGGCGTCGCCATCCTGATGACGACCATCGTCGTCAAGGCGCTGTTCTTCCCGCTCGCCTCCAAGCAGTACGCCTCCATGGCCAACATGAAGCGCATGCAGCCGAAGATGGAAGAGCTGAAGAAGAAGTTCGGCGACGACCGCATGGGCCTGCAGCAGGCGACGATGCAGCTCTACAAGGAAGAGAAGATCAACCCGGTGGCCGGCTGCTGGCCGGTTCTCCTGCAGATCCCGGTCTTCTTCTCCCTCTACAAGGTGATCTACGTCACAATCGAGATGCGTCATGCGCCGTTCTTCGGCTGGATCCGCGACCTTTCGGCTCCCGATCCGACGTCCTTCGTCAACCTCTTCGGCCTTCTGCCGTTCGAGGCACCGACCGCGCTGCATCTCGGCATATGGCCGATCATCATGGGCATCACCATGTTCCTGCAGATGCGCATGAACCCGACGCCTCCGGATCCGGCGCAGAAGATGATCTTCACCTGGATGCCGGTCGTGTTCACCTTCATGCTCGGCAGCTTCCCGGCCGGTCTCGTCATCTACTGGGCCTGGAACAACACGCTCTCGATCATCCAGCAGTCGATCATCATGCGCCGCCACGGCGTGAAGGTCGAACTGTTCGACAATCTCAAGACGCTGTTCCGGCGCAAGCCGAAACCCGCCGAATAA
- a CDS encoding DMT family transporter gives MTTESIQTGAGATPDNEQATGIVLIISAAVAWSFAGTVSRFIHVEDVWTIVFWRSLFAALFLLAFLLLRDGPRGTVRLFRNMGIPGAVTGLCLGVTAIGYVVALHYTTVAKVVLFLATVPLMTALFSWLIFRQRISATTWGAIAIVIVGVTLMVWDSLSGPGSVIGLAAAFIIAVAFAASALMTRRYPHIRMMPAVVFGLIAATAVAAFPASYFLIPAREYGLIAIFGCFNLALGMAFFVTGARRLAPALTTLLATLETVLAPLWVALVHGEIPSRNTFIGGGLIIVALAFHLTLEWREQRKGRRIPAGPIPPPMP, from the coding sequence ATGACAACAGAATCCATCCAGACCGGCGCCGGCGCGACGCCGGATAACGAACAGGCGACCGGCATCGTCCTCATCATCAGCGCCGCCGTCGCATGGAGCTTCGCCGGCACCGTCTCGCGCTTCATCCATGTCGAGGACGTCTGGACGATCGTCTTCTGGCGCTCCCTGTTCGCGGCGCTCTTCCTTCTGGCCTTCCTCCTCCTGCGCGACGGGCCGCGTGGCACCGTCCGTCTGTTCCGCAACATGGGCATTCCCGGAGCAGTGACAGGGCTTTGCCTCGGGGTCACGGCAATCGGCTACGTCGTCGCCCTGCACTACACCACGGTCGCCAAGGTCGTGCTGTTCCTCGCCACCGTGCCGCTGATGACGGCGCTGTTCAGCTGGCTGATATTCCGCCAGCGCATTTCCGCAACCACGTGGGGCGCCATCGCCATCGTCATTGTCGGCGTCACGCTGATGGTCTGGGATTCGCTTTCCGGACCGGGATCGGTGATCGGGCTTGCCGCCGCCTTCATCATCGCCGTGGCCTTTGCCGCGTCGGCGCTGATGACCCGCCGTTATCCACATATCCGCATGATGCCGGCCGTTGTCTTCGGCCTCATCGCCGCGACCGCGGTTGCCGCCTTCCCGGCAAGCTATTTCCTCATCCCCGCACGGGAATACGGGCTGATCGCCATCTTCGGCTGCTTCAACCTGGCGCTCGGCATGGCGTTCTTCGTCACCGGCGCCCGTCGCCTTGCGCCCGCCCTCACAACCCTGCTTGCCACGCTCGAGACCGTTCTGGCGCCGCTCTGGGTCGCGCTCGTCCACGGCGAGATCCCCAGCCGCAACACCTTCATCGGCGGCGGACTGATCATCGTTGCCCTCGCCTTTCACCTGACGCTCGAATGGCGCGAGCAGCGCAAGGGCCGGCGCATCCCGGCCGGACCAATCCCGCCGCCAATGCCGTGA
- the yihA gene encoding ribosome biogenesis GTP-binding protein YihA/YsxC, translated as MTGETPISDTLLFARPWIFIRGVPSMKFLPPEGPPEIAFAGRSNVGKSSLINALINQKGLARTSNTPGRTQELNYFVPDGYSGEAGDLPPMALVDMPGYGYAQAPKEQVDAWTKLVFDYLRGRATLKRVYVLIDARHGIKKNDEEVLSLLDKAAVSYQIVLTKTDKIKDAGVPRVIAEAEAKIRKRPAAFPGIVATSSEKFRGLDDLRTAILDTINA; from the coding sequence ATGACCGGCGAAACGCCCATTTCGGACACGCTTCTTTTCGCGCGCCCGTGGATCTTCATCCGCGGTGTCCCGTCCATGAAGTTCCTGCCGCCGGAAGGCCCGCCGGAGATCGCGTTTGCCGGACGGTCGAATGTCGGAAAGTCGTCGCTGATCAATGCGCTGATCAACCAGAAGGGTCTGGCGCGCACATCGAACACGCCGGGCCGCACACAGGAGCTCAACTATTTCGTGCCGGACGGCTATTCGGGCGAAGCTGGCGACCTGCCGCCGATGGCGCTCGTCGACATGCCGGGCTACGGCTATGCGCAGGCGCCGAAGGAACAGGTGGACGCCTGGACGAAGCTCGTCTTCGACTATCTGCGCGGCCGCGCCACGCTGAAGCGCGTCTATGTGCTGATCGATGCCCGCCACGGCATCAAGAAGAACGACGAAGAGGTCCTGTCGCTTCTCGACAAGGCAGCGGTTTCCTATCAGATCGTGCTGACCAAGACCGACAAGATCAAGGACGCCGGCGTGCCGCGCGTCATCGCGGAAGCGGAAGCCAAGATTCGGAAGCGCCCTGCCGCCTTCCCGGGCATCGTCGCCACCTCTTCGGAAAAGTTCCGCGGTCTCGACGACCTGCGCACGGCGATCCTCGACACCATCAACGCATGA
- a CDS encoding fasciclin domain-containing protein translates to MLKALRTTTLSALLMAAVAAPAFAANPEVGGAPMYENKNIVENAVNSKDHTTLVAAVKAAGLVDTLSGKGPFTVFAPTNEAFDALPAGTVDTLLKPENKDQLVKVLTCHVVAADAMSTAIEKMIKDDGGEHDVKTVGGCVLKAKEDMGKLTLTDENGNVAHVTIADVKQSNGVIHVIDHVLLPKM, encoded by the coding sequence ATGCTCAAGGCCCTTCGTACCACCACCCTTTCCGCGCTTCTGATGGCCGCTGTTGCAGCGCCGGCATTTGCCGCGAACCCCGAAGTCGGCGGCGCGCCGATGTATGAAAACAAGAACATCGTCGAGAACGCCGTCAACTCGAAGGATCACACCACGCTGGTCGCCGCCGTGAAGGCCGCCGGCTTGGTCGACACGCTGTCCGGCAAGGGTCCGTTCACGGTCTTCGCCCCGACCAACGAAGCCTTCGATGCGCTGCCGGCCGGTACCGTCGACACACTGCTGAAGCCTGAAAACAAGGACCAGCTGGTCAAGGTCCTGACCTGCCACGTCGTTGCTGCAGATGCCATGTCCACAGCCATCGAGAAGATGATCAAGGACGATGGCGGCGAGCATGACGTCAAGACCGTTGGCGGCTGCGTGCTGAAGGCCAAGGAAGACATGGGCAAGCTGACGCTGACCGACGAGAACGGCAATGTCGCCCATGTGACGATCGCCGACGTCAAGCAGTCGAACGGCGTGATCCACGTGATCGACCACGTTCTCCTGCCGAAGATGTAA
- a CDS encoding anti-sigma factor domain-containing protein has translation MTSSGRSMGDRSRDEVLAGEYVLGVLSASDRRKVEARMMSDREFAAIVFRWTQNLAGMNDEYGLQTPPADLYAGVEKRLFSPDLGRKSGFSLPIAAVWNSLVFWRLAAAVFFIAAGAYAFVDLGLFQPTPKVLVAEMTGDNNLALLANYDAGNGHLKITPVAAGAEDKKSLELWLIKGDAAPVSLGVLPQNGGGEVIVPESIRSTIAPDAIFAVSLEPFGGSPTGTATGPVLALGKLKSL, from the coding sequence ATGACGTCGTCTGGTCGAAGCATGGGCGATCGTTCGCGCGATGAGGTGTTGGCGGGCGAATACGTTCTCGGAGTGCTGTCCGCTTCGGACAGGCGCAAGGTGGAAGCGCGGATGATGTCCGACCGCGAGTTCGCGGCGATCGTGTTCCGCTGGACGCAGAACCTTGCCGGCATGAACGACGAATACGGCCTGCAGACGCCACCCGCCGATCTCTATGCCGGCGTCGAGAAGCGGCTATTTTCGCCAGACCTCGGCCGCAAGTCCGGCTTCTCGCTGCCGATTGCGGCGGTCTGGAACTCGCTCGTCTTCTGGCGGCTCGCTGCCGCGGTCTTCTTCATTGCCGCCGGTGCCTATGCGTTTGTCGATCTCGGACTGTTCCAGCCAACGCCGAAGGTCCTGGTCGCGGAGATGACCGGCGACAACAATCTGGCGCTGCTGGCGAACTATGATGCCGGCAATGGTCACCTCAAGATCACCCCTGTCGCGGCCGGAGCCGAGGACAAGAAATCGCTCGAGCTCTGGCTGATCAAGGGCGACGCGGCACCGGTCTCGCTCGGCGTCCTGCCGCAGAATGGCGGCGGCGAGGTGATCGTGCCTGAGAGCATCCGCTCGACGATCGCCCCGGACGCGATCTTCGCCGTCAGCCTGGAACCGTTCGGCGGCTCGCCGACGGGCACGGCGACCGGTCCGGTCCTGGCACTCGGCAAGCTCAAGAGCCTTTGA
- a CDS encoding sigma-70 family RNA polymerase sigma factor, with translation MTEEETGTLISRTAIGDRAAFRRLYDKTAPKLFAIALRILKDRADAEEALQEIYVKIWQRAGQFSDAQGTPDTWLAAIARNQAIDGMRKRKPVADEIDTAYDLHDEGYSPEQCAVLASEGRRIDTCMQALEPQRAQAVRKAYVEGLSYEELAGEFEVPINTMRTWLRRGLISLRECLER, from the coding sequence ATGACGGAAGAGGAAACCGGGACGCTGATCAGCCGCACGGCGATTGGCGACAGGGCCGCATTTCGAAGACTTTACGACAAGACCGCTCCGAAACTTTTTGCGATCGCCTTGCGTATCTTGAAGGACAGGGCCGATGCGGAAGAGGCGCTGCAGGAGATTTACGTGAAGATATGGCAACGCGCGGGACAGTTTTCGGACGCCCAGGGCACACCGGACACCTGGCTTGCGGCGATTGCGCGCAACCAGGCGATCGATGGAATGCGCAAGCGCAAGCCGGTGGCGGACGAAATCGATACCGCGTATGATCTCCATGACGAGGGTTACAGCCCGGAGCAGTGCGCCGTCCTCGCCTCGGAAGGCAGGCGGATTGACACATGCATGCAGGCGTTGGAACCTCAAAGGGCGCAGGCGGTGAGGAAGGCTTATGTGGAGGGGCTTTCCTACGAGGAGCTTGCCGGGGAATTCGAAGTGCCTATTAATACGATGAGGACCTGGCTGAGGAGAGGCCTCATCAGTTTGAGAGAGTGTCTGGAAAGATGA
- the argB gene encoding acetylglutamate kinase — protein MSVSESEIQARLLAQALPFMQRYENKTIVVKYGGHAMGDAELGKAFAADIALLKQSGVNPIVVHGGGPQIGAMLTKMGIESKFEGGLRVTDEKTVEIVEMVLAGSINKEIVALINQTGEWAIGLCGKDGNMVFAEKAQKKVIDPDSNIERILDLGFVGDVVEVDRTLLDLLAKSEMIPVIAPVAPGRDGHTYNINADTFAGAIAGALRATRLLFLTDVPGVLDKDGKLIKELSVTEARALIKDGTISGGMIPKVETCIDAINAGVQGVVILNGKTSHSVLLEIFTEGGAGTLIVP, from the coding sequence ATGAGCGTATCGGAAAGTGAAATCCAGGCCCGGCTTCTCGCGCAGGCGCTGCCCTTCATGCAGCGCTACGAGAACAAGACGATCGTCGTGAAATACGGCGGCCATGCCATGGGCGATGCCGAGCTCGGCAAGGCTTTCGCGGCCGATATCGCGCTTCTGAAGCAGTCCGGCGTCAACCCGATCGTCGTCCATGGCGGCGGCCCGCAGATCGGCGCCATGCTGACGAAGATGGGCATCGAATCGAAGTTCGAGGGCGGCCTGCGCGTCACCGACGAAAAGACCGTCGAGATCGTTGAAATGGTTCTCGCCGGCTCGATCAACAAGGAGATCGTCGCGCTCATCAACCAGACCGGCGAGTGGGCGATCGGGCTCTGCGGCAAGGACGGCAACATGGTCTTCGCCGAGAAGGCGCAGAAGAAGGTCATCGATCCGGATTCCAACATCGAGCGCATTCTCGACCTCGGCTTCGTCGGCGACGTGGTGGAAGTCGACCGCACGTTGCTCGATCTGCTCGCCAAGTCGGAGATGATCCCGGTCATCGCCCCGGTCGCACCCGGCCGCGACGGTCACACCTACAACATCAACGCCGATACCTTTGCCGGCGCCATCGCCGGCGCGCTGCGCGCCACCCGCCTCCTGTTCCTGACCGACGTACCCGGCGTGCTGGACAAGGATGGCAAGCTGATCAAGGAATTGTCGGTCACCGAAGCGCGCGCGCTGATCAAGGATGGCACGATTTCCGGCGGCATGATCCCCAAGGTCGAAACCTGCATCGACGCCATCAATGCCGGCGTGCAGGGCGTCGTCATCCTGAACGGCAAGACGTCGCATTCGGTCCTTCTGGAAATCTTCACCGAAGGCGGCGCGGGCACGCTGATCGTTCCCTGA
- a CDS encoding MFS transporter, with amino-acid sequence MSLKQSRLTMTDRTFSTGEPYAYRWIAMTILLISSFMNFIDVTIVNVALPSMQKSLGATSAGIEWVVAGYIMTFALGLMPFGRLGDVIGRKRIFMSGVALFTIASLLCGIAPGMGLLIAARVLQGVGGAMMVPQVIAIGQVMFPPHERAKAFALIGLAAGLASVTGPVLGGALIAADIAGSEWRPIFLINIPIGIAAVFAAQKYIPAIPAHPGMKNDIPGILIAAAAMFCVIFPLIEGNGLGWPWWTLAMVVAGVALFLVFYAWVNRQEQRGRPQLLPAHLIRNRNFAIGALISLFFFSAVPGFFLVFAIYLQTGHGLTPLQSGVTTMPFPIGVLLASVFSGKVGFRWHRERIAAGVIALFAGIALVRIVADNAADVLNHWNFAPALAIAGFGLGLAITPLFETILAGVPDKDAGSGSGSLQALQQAGGAFGVAVISSIFFAVVGARSAGGATPHEAFTRGLELATLYNLGCYVLVVAMVFLLKKPELPAARQQPVMVD; translated from the coding sequence ATGTCCCTCAAACAATCCAGGCTGACGATGACGGACAGAACGTTTTCCACCGGCGAGCCCTATGCCTACCGCTGGATTGCCATGACGATCCTGCTGATTTCCTCTTTCATGAATTTCATCGACGTCACCATCGTCAACGTCGCTCTCCCCAGCATGCAGAAGAGCCTCGGAGCGACGAGCGCCGGTATCGAATGGGTGGTGGCCGGTTATATCATGACGTTTGCGCTGGGCCTGATGCCGTTCGGCCGGCTTGGCGACGTCATCGGGCGCAAGCGCATCTTCATGAGCGGCGTCGCCCTGTTCACGATCGCCTCCCTCCTGTGCGGGATTGCGCCGGGCATGGGCCTGCTGATCGCTGCCCGCGTGCTGCAGGGCGTCGGCGGCGCGATGATGGTGCCGCAGGTGATCGCCATCGGCCAGGTCATGTTCCCGCCGCACGAGCGGGCGAAGGCCTTTGCGCTGATCGGCCTTGCCGCCGGCCTCGCATCCGTCACCGGCCCGGTCCTGGGCGGCGCGCTGATTGCAGCCGACATCGCCGGCAGCGAATGGCGGCCGATCTTCCTCATCAACATCCCGATCGGCATCGCCGCGGTCTTCGCGGCGCAGAAATACATTCCCGCCATCCCCGCCCATCCCGGCATGAAGAACGATATCCCCGGCATCCTGATTGCCGCGGCCGCGATGTTCTGCGTGATCTTTCCGCTGATCGAGGGCAATGGCCTCGGCTGGCCATGGTGGACGCTCGCCATGGTGGTCGCCGGCGTGGCCTTGTTCCTGGTGTTTTATGCCTGGGTCAATCGCCAGGAACAGCGCGGCCGGCCGCAGCTTCTGCCGGCGCATCTGATCCGCAATCGCAACTTCGCCATCGGCGCGCTGATATCGCTGTTCTTCTTCTCCGCCGTGCCGGGCTTCTTTCTCGTCTTCGCCATCTATCTTCAGACGGGCCATGGGCTGACGCCATTGCAGTCGGGCGTCACCACCATGCCGTTTCCGATCGGCGTGCTGCTGGCGTCGGTGTTTTCCGGCAAGGTCGGCTTTCGCTGGCACCGCGAGCGCATCGCGGCAGGCGTTATCGCGCTTTTTGCCGGCATCGCCCTTGTCCGCATCGTTGCCGACAATGCCGCGGACGTTCTCAATCATTGGAATTTCGCGCCGGCGCTGGCGATTGCCGGTTTCGGCCTGGGACTGGCGATCACGCCGCTGTTCGAGACGATCCTCGCCGGCGTGCCGGACAAGGATGCCGGTTCCGGCTCCGGATCGCTGCAGGCGCTCCAGCAGGCCGGCGGCGCCTTCGGCGTCGCCGTCATCAGCAGCATCTTCTTTGCGGTGGTCGGCGCACGGTCCGCAGGCGGCGCCACGCCGCACGAGGCGTTCACCCGCGGCCTCGAACTGGCGACGCTCTACAATCTCGGCTGCTACGTGCTGGTGGTCGCGATGGTGTTTCTCTTGAAGAAACCCGAGCTTCCCGCCGCCCGTCAGCAGCCGGTGATGGTCGACTGA
- a CDS encoding TetR/AcrR family transcriptional regulator, with amino-acid sequence MKKQPHPYLPTEDRRRAIAEAARALIVEKGFEGLRTREIADRVGINVATLHYHVPTKEALIELLAQSMLDEFTAQHMSNPRDGLSPLEQLKLEFSEFRDTAINNPNLLHAMIELKRRSEYDDKVARYINPMSAGWRCHFATILEAGIADGTFRSDIDVNAAALIIVGTLALLAGRRQPLDETVYGQVTGELVRSIQACPSNNPG; translated from the coding sequence ATGAAAAAGCAGCCGCATCCCTATCTCCCTACGGAAGACCGCCGCCGTGCCATTGCCGAGGCCGCGCGCGCCCTGATCGTCGAGAAGGGATTCGAGGGTCTGCGCACCCGCGAAATCGCCGATCGGGTCGGCATCAACGTTGCCACGCTGCATTATCACGTACCGACCAAGGAAGCGCTGATCGAGCTTCTGGCCCAGTCGATGCTCGACGAATTCACGGCCCAGCACATGAGCAATCCTCGCGACGGCCTGTCGCCGCTCGAGCAGTTGAAGCTTGAATTCTCGGAGTTCAGGGATACCGCGATCAACAATCCGAACTTGCTTCATGCCATGATCGAGCTGAAGCGTCGCTCCGAATACGACGACAAGGTTGCCCGCTACATCAACCCGATGAGCGCCGGCTGGCGCTGTCACTTCGCCACCATTCTCGAAGCCGGCATTGCCGACGGAACCTTCCGCTCCGACATCGATGTCAACGCGGCGGCGCTGATCATCGTCGGGACGCTCGCCCTCCTGGCCGGACGGCGGCAGCCGCTGGACGAGACCGTTTACGGACAGGTGACCGGCGAACTCGTGCGATCGATCCAGGCATGTCCCTCAAACAATCCAGGCTGA
- a CDS encoding DMT family transporter: MPAWIVITIAAAFLQNIRSALQKHLKGRIGTTGATFVRFGFGVPFALIYLAVLASREGHVLPALTPAFAGWALVGAFTQIAAQFLLVHLFAFRNFAVGTAYSRTEPAQAALFALVFLGETVTASTLIAIAISVAGVMLISVARTALSVRSLLTSVTSRTALIGLLSGTFFGIAAVSYRSASLALGRTLPAPDFAMQASVTLAVVIVVQTVAMLGWMLWREPKELVQVMKAWRPAILVGFVGATASFGWFSAMTLQQAAVVKALAQIEMLFTFASSVFIFKEKINGLEIAGCLLIVFGILALLLF; encoded by the coding sequence ATGCCAGCCTGGATCGTCATCACCATCGCAGCCGCCTTCCTGCAGAACATTCGCTCGGCGCTGCAGAAACACCTCAAGGGCCGGATCGGCACGACCGGAGCGACCTTCGTCCGCTTCGGCTTCGGCGTGCCGTTCGCGCTCATTTACCTCGCCGTTCTCGCAAGCCGGGAAGGCCATGTTCTGCCGGCGCTCACGCCCGCCTTTGCCGGCTGGGCGCTGGTCGGTGCCTTCACCCAGATCGCCGCCCAGTTCCTGCTCGTCCATCTGTTCGCCTTTCGAAACTTCGCCGTCGGCACGGCCTATTCGCGCACCGAGCCGGCGCAGGCAGCGCTGTTCGCGCTCGTCTTCCTCGGCGAGACCGTGACCGCCAGCACGCTGATCGCCATCGCCATTTCGGTTGCCGGCGTGATGCTGATCTCGGTCGCCCGCACGGCGCTTTCCGTCCGTTCGCTCCTGACCTCCGTCACCAGCCGGACGGCCCTGATTGGTCTCCTTTCCGGCACCTTCTTCGGCATTGCGGCGGTTTCTTACCGTTCCGCTTCGCTGGCCCTTGGCCGCACGCTGCCGGCGCCGGACTTTGCCATGCAGGCAAGCGTCACGCTCGCCGTCGTCATCGTGGTCCAGACCGTGGCAATGCTCGGCTGGATGCTCTGGCGCGAGCCGAAGGAACTGGTTCAGGTGATGAAGGCATGGCGGCCGGCGATCCTCGTCGGCTTCGTCGGGGCGACGGCATCCTTCGGCTGGTTCTCGGCCATGACCCTGCAGCAGGCGGCCGTGGTCAAGGCGCTGGCGCAGATCGAGATGCTGTTCACCTTCGCCTCGTCGGTCTTCATCTTCAAGGAAAAGATCAACGGCCTTGAAATTGCCGGCTGTCTCCTGATCGTCTTCGGCATCCTCGCACTGCTCCTGTTTTGA